The following coding sequences lie in one Bifidobacterium sp. ESL0690 genomic window:
- a CDS encoding family 78 glycoside hydrolase catalytic domain, protein MIQILINDRVNPIDLACDSTPVLRWRESGDDAEAGDAVAYQVVVASTPAKAAVGVGDIWDSGKVVGDGFEGVPLSAVPLEPGHRYWASLRLWYGIAESAETDTSNKSRNVDVRTVLNAFSSESDAITLGYRHNVSEESASKLDTTDDDEFEWAVPVTFGFWPAERWQATPIWADVSSISENSENSRGWAFLRTEITLPDKPILWASLYATGSSTRPARQFIYRMWANGSFVGCGPVFPIGDETRVDGYDVTDLLHPGANALGVLAYTLEDQRFAAQLDVEFIDGEVRHYVTDSSWKAMLGIRVYPDSASIGTQYFEAPAENIDSQYYPFGFDEPGFDDSAWSNAVEKPAFTRLEPTPTDKLQLRHWNPVAVSSLTDGGVVLDFGSVQIGGVRVRSHCPKSLELDIRYGEVLNDDGTVKYHLNTSNVYEDRWHIKSTDGSGEGNGKADGALETWGMRVFRYVELHAAKSDDFYNSDSCGNDDSATQNDQTIQGGAEARFFSRAMDRDGTEVAGFHGANDSWLNISELIDSGQFEVEASALVYPKTTSDADFCSSDQTLNDVWRLCAHTIDACNGNIYADSWTRERAPYEADAWIQQQCHFALDDAPTLARYTVDYLIANRTWPTEWPMYLILAVYDWWMHTGEDSQVQAQYKRLKTLLPERFWNETFGFIVKDPGESSHTDGDLVDWPQSERDGFVFGRVNTVVNALASQVYADMAGMARVVGENDDAELFDTRSKRIRKGINTWLYDESQGAYCDGLIDVPQSANGKSGISHCLKPESSPTNIPQKMGNENATENRQGWNSADSAITQTGNDAELSQSIRALRINHCSLHASAFALAFGQIPEEGLSKVADYLRSRGMACSVYTAAVYLDGLYRAGYGADANALIAAPEGRRTWSNMLHAQGGGTMEAWDPGLKPNLTYSHPWAASPVYLLPQGLLGVRPIEPGYRTFLVMPQLGDVQEAEVKVPVRSGTIEIHCRKAGSGIISTAMDSVDSSGPSENVAAGKGCPQLEIDVPNETKRHNRPARGEGCLQLDIDVPPNCSALVVLPPLRDDSIQVRHEQLHDCELQVLHDGSMGMVLVDHKPCDAEQITEPRSIAGVRCPPNSWLLPPLESGHHTIRTVALPD, encoded by the coding sequence GTGATACAAATTCTGATTAACGACAGGGTAAATCCGATCGATTTGGCCTGCGATTCCACTCCTGTGCTTCGATGGCGGGAAAGCGGTGATGATGCCGAAGCCGGTGATGCGGTGGCCTATCAGGTCGTTGTCGCAAGCACTCCGGCAAAGGCCGCGGTTGGCGTTGGCGATATCTGGGATAGCGGCAAAGTCGTCGGCGACGGTTTCGAAGGCGTTCCGTTGTCTGCAGTGCCGTTGGAACCAGGCCATAGATATTGGGCATCACTTCGTTTGTGGTATGGCATCGCAGAATCTGCGGAAACCGACACGTCGAACAAATCTCGAAACGTTGACGTCAGAACGGTTTTGAACGCTTTTTCTTCTGAATCTGATGCGATAACCCTTGGCTATAGGCACAACGTAAGTGAAGAAAGTGCCAGTAAATTAGACACCACTGATGACGACGAATTCGAGTGGGCCGTTCCTGTTACTTTCGGTTTCTGGCCGGCGGAACGATGGCAGGCGACACCGATTTGGGCTGATGTTTCAAGCATTTCCGAAAATTCCGAAAACTCACGCGGCTGGGCTTTTCTTCGCACCGAAATCACGCTGCCCGATAAGCCGATATTGTGGGCGAGCCTGTACGCCACCGGGTCTTCGACTCGTCCGGCCCGTCAGTTTATCTATCGGATGTGGGCTAACGGTTCGTTTGTGGGCTGCGGGCCTGTCTTTCCGATTGGCGATGAAACTCGCGTGGATGGTTACGATGTCACGGATTTGCTGCACCCCGGAGCCAATGCTCTTGGCGTACTCGCCTACACCCTTGAAGATCAGCGTTTTGCAGCTCAGCTCGATGTCGAATTTATCGATGGCGAAGTGCGCCATTATGTCACTGATTCCAGCTGGAAAGCCATGCTTGGCATCCGTGTCTATCCAGACAGCGCTTCGATAGGAACGCAGTATTTTGAGGCACCCGCTGAAAACATCGATTCGCAATATTACCCATTTGGTTTCGATGAACCAGGTTTTGACGATTCTGCATGGTCCAATGCCGTAGAAAAGCCGGCTTTCACAAGGCTTGAGCCGACTCCGACCGACAAATTGCAGCTGCGTCACTGGAATCCGGTTGCTGTTTCCTCCCTAACTGACGGGGGAGTGGTGCTTGATTTCGGCAGTGTGCAAATCGGTGGTGTGCGGGTGCGCTCGCATTGTCCGAAATCGCTGGAATTAGACATCAGATATGGTGAAGTGCTTAATGACGATGGAACCGTCAAATACCATCTCAACACCTCCAACGTCTATGAGGACCGTTGGCATATCAAGTCAACGGATGGTAGCGGCGAAGGCAACGGAAAGGCCGATGGTGCGCTGGAAACATGGGGAATGCGTGTTTTTCGTTATGTTGAGCTTCATGCTGCAAAGAGTGACGATTTCTATAACTCTGATTCTTGCGGTAATGATGATTCTGCTACACAAAATGACCAAACCATACAAGGTGGCGCGGAAGCTCGCTTCTTCTCTCGTGCGATGGATCGAGATGGTACAGAGGTGGCAGGATTCCATGGTGCAAATGATTCTTGGCTAAACATCTCCGAGCTCATTGATTCGGGGCAGTTTGAAGTCGAAGCTTCGGCGTTGGTTTATCCCAAGACGACAAGTGACGCCGATTTCTGTTCTTCAGATCAAACTCTGAACGACGTCTGGCGGCTTTGCGCTCACACCATCGATGCTTGCAACGGCAATATTTATGCGGATTCCTGGACCCGTGAGCGCGCCCCCTACGAGGCGGATGCATGGATTCAGCAGCAATGTCACTTTGCGCTTGATGATGCTCCGACGTTGGCTCGTTATACCGTCGATTATCTGATCGCTAACCGAACGTGGCCTACCGAATGGCCGATGTATCTGATTCTCGCGGTTTACGATTGGTGGATGCATACGGGCGAAGACTCGCAGGTGCAGGCTCAGTATAAGCGTCTTAAAACCTTGCTGCCGGAACGGTTCTGGAACGAGACCTTCGGCTTTATTGTCAAAGATCCCGGCGAATCGAGTCATACCGATGGCGACTTGGTTGACTGGCCGCAAAGCGAACGCGACGGTTTTGTTTTTGGCCGCGTGAACACCGTCGTCAATGCGTTGGCTTCGCAGGTGTATGCCGATATGGCAGGGATGGCGCGGGTCGTTGGTGAGAATGACGATGCCGAATTATTCGACACACGTTCAAAACGTATTCGCAAGGGTATCAATACTTGGCTTTACGACGAATCACAAGGTGCGTATTGCGACGGCCTTATCGACGTCCCTCAATCAGCAAATGGTAAATCAGGGATTTCGCATTGTCTGAAGCCGGAGAGTTCTCCGACAAATATCCCTCAAAAAATGGGCAATGAAAACGCAACAGAAAATCGACAGGGTTGGAATTCTGCCGATTCGGCCATTACCCAAACTGGTAATGATGCTGAACTCAGTCAATCAATCAGGGCCCTGCGTATCAACCATTGCTCGCTGCATGCTTCCGCATTTGCGCTCGCATTCGGACAGATTCCGGAAGAAGGGTTGTCAAAGGTGGCCGACTACTTGCGTTCGCGGGGGATGGCCTGCAGCGTCTATACGGCCGCGGTTTATCTCGACGGCCTCTATCGTGCCGGTTATGGAGCGGATGCCAATGCGCTGATTGCCGCTCCGGAAGGCCGCCGAACCTGGAGCAATATGCTTCACGCTCAAGGTGGCGGCACAATGGAGGCCTGGGACCCGGGCCTTAAGCCGAACCTCACCTACTCGCATCCCTGGGCTGCTTCGCCCGTCTATCTTCTGCCACAAGGTCTGCTTGGCGTCCGTCCGATTGAACCTGGTTATCGCACGTTCTTGGTCATGCCGCAGCTTGGCGACGTCCAAGAGGCTGAGGTAAAAGTCCCCGTTCGCTCCGGTACCATCGAGATCCACTGCCGAAAAGCAGGCAGTGGCATAATTTCGACGGCGATGGATTCAGTGGATTCTTCCGGACCTTCCGAGAATGTGGCTGCAGGTAAGGGGTGTCCGCAACTGGAGATCGACGTACCCAACGAGACGAAACGCCATAACCGTCCGGCACGGGGCGAGGGATGTCTGCAACTGGATATTGACGTGCCCCCAAATTGCAGCGCTCTGGTCGTTTTGCCTCCGCTGCGCGACGACTCGATTCAAGTCCGGCACGAACAGCTACATGATTGTGAGTTGCAGGTGCTGCACGACGGCTCGATGGGCATGGTCTTGGTCGACCACAAGCCCTGCGACGCCGAACAAATCACTGAGCCCAGATCCATCGCCGGCGTTCGTTGCCCGCCCAATTCATGGCTTCTGCCCCCACTCGAGTCCGGTCACCACACCATCAGAACCGTCGCTTTGCCAGATTGA